The following proteins are co-located in the Marinomonas profundi genome:
- a CDS encoding helix-turn-helix domain-containing protein — MQVNMSDVYDNAGNIEKKQSGQLSGHKQLLSLLPNLQLLDQHLHSKTAISIYEEARQGLYFSFLGTSAIKTIQDIESVQISYQARDINGVFSIAENTERSLIQIRITPSHLAMVLGETENQIIQHFSAMQDKLANENAVIQLPLTEKTANIIKPILSHKGHSISLAGHLYAAIFTLIEQLQMLNHLSQCEECQSKLFNAQNLIEIPAKAALNIQQLAHTVGLNTDALAIGFHLLVGQSIESYCTHSRIKVAAAQLRQNPASKSHIVAQSGFSADQFEAAFIQHFGVSSHQYGQIH, encoded by the coding sequence ATGCAAGTGAATATGAGCGATGTGTATGACAATGCGGGAAATATCGAAAAAAAGCAGTCCGGACAACTATCCGGTCATAAACAGCTTCTTTCTTTGCTTCCCAATCTGCAATTGCTTGACCAGCACTTACACAGCAAAACAGCGATCTCAATCTATGAAGAAGCTCGACAAGGATTGTATTTTTCTTTTTTAGGGACAAGCGCAATCAAGACAATACAAGATATAGAGTCGGTGCAAATTTCCTATCAAGCGCGAGATATAAATGGTGTGTTCTCTATCGCCGAAAACACAGAACGAAGCTTGATCCAAATACGCATCACGCCCTCACATTTGGCCATGGTGCTTGGAGAAACAGAAAATCAAATTATTCAGCATTTTAGCGCCATGCAAGACAAACTTGCGAATGAAAATGCCGTCATACAACTTCCCTTAACAGAAAAGACGGCCAACATCATTAAGCCTATTTTGAGCCATAAAGGCCATTCTATTAGCCTGGCAGGCCACCTTTATGCTGCTATTTTCACCCTGATCGAACAGCTGCAAATGCTGAACCATTTATCGCAATGTGAAGAGTGTCAAAGTAAATTATTTAACGCTCAAAATCTCATTGAAATCCCCGCCAAAGCGGCGCTAAACATTCAGCAACTAGCGCATACCGTTGGACTCAATACCGACGCCCTCGCCATCGGCTTTCACCTACTCGTAGGGCAATCTATAGAAAGCTATTGTACTCACAGCCGGATCAAAGTAGCGGCGGCGCAGCTGAGGCAAAATCCAGCCTCAAAATCACATATCGTTGCGCAGAGTGGTTTTTCAGCGGATCAATTTGAAGCGGCCTTTATTCAACACTTTGGTGTCAGCAGTCACCAATACGGACAAATTCATTAA
- a CDS encoding flavodoxin: MANSSIALIYGTDTNNTEEVGHKIAKQWQELGEQVDIFNIKDIELSQLEQYSMLILGIPTWDFGGIQSDWEDIGDSLAELALENTVIALYGLGDQFGYGDYFVDAVGWLYEKLLPTNATFIGQWSTEGYEFEASRACIDDKEHFIGLAIDEDQQFELTDQRVEQWVIQLYAERAVEAA; encoded by the coding sequence ATGGCGAATTCATCCATTGCCCTTATTTACGGCACAGACACCAACAACACAGAAGAGGTTGGCCACAAAATAGCCAAACAATGGCAAGAACTTGGCGAACAAGTAGATATATTCAACATCAAAGATATTGAGCTTAGCCAACTTGAACAATACTCCATGCTCATTTTAGGCATTCCCACTTGGGACTTTGGCGGCATTCAATCGGACTGGGAAGACATTGGCGACAGCTTAGCTGAACTGGCCTTGGAAAATACGGTCATCGCCTTATACGGCTTAGGCGATCAATTTGGCTACGGAGACTACTTTGTCGACGCGGTAGGCTGGCTGTACGAGAAATTATTACCAACTAACGCTACGTTTATTGGCCAATGGTCAACAGAAGGCTATGAATTCGAAGCCTCTAGAGCGTGTATTGACGACAAAGAACACTTCATCGGCCTCGCCATTGATGAAGACCAGCAATTTGAACTCACTGATCAAAGAGTTGAGCAGTGGGTCATCCAGCTTTACGCAGAAAGAGCAGTAGAAGCGGCATAA